The proteins below are encoded in one region of Oncorhynchus kisutch isolate 150728-3 linkage group LG14, Okis_V2, whole genome shotgun sequence:
- the cep170ba gene encoding centrosomal protein of 170 kDa protein B isoform X1, translating to MSVTSWFLVSSSGTRHRLPPEMIFVGREECELMLQSRSVDKQHAVVNYDPATDEHMVKDLGSLNGTFVNDLRIPDQTYITLKLADVIRFGYDSHVYILERSQHKVPEEALKHEKYTSQLQMSMKALEARKREKERQHAEERTRDSFRSKQEKAEGKAALAAVASEAPVSRPTPLYGQPSWWGEDDAEHGEGQQPDEDPAENTNERYRQEVNGSLSDSQARPIYSHHREPSYFEIPTKEFQQRELQEVPTKDTDPPAVPVLPPAPTPTPPVVQSHASFTIEFDECMPGKIKIKDHVTKFSFRQQRKLLSKEAVTAPTEVMSAESKVADWLDQSDVRLMQRWSRTEDIFNTNSDLPIYNEASIGHHHEDGTRGSSEDSVVNGKQVIQSEPPRPLTPPDSEDLLSSSPPETQSPPQSQGKEDPQQAFVIEFFDDNPRKKRSQTFTNNTVQPDSPALRNKLEKKLSPSSPTQQYTIPLKGPGSGGPQRAGSLRREKTEDRINTSFSSQSSSIQPRPFRSVGRRSKLAQDFTAEFLRESRQETRPSMNTTWERKTSPVSPTISPPPTEMAAVPNSHHTPPSPPQPPVPYLTQTSTVNQPVSLKAPLISLVNHTLEAAQSLEAARILEVRSPRSLGNEEDDALSEAGTYTIETEVQDEEVVEARSKIDQVFGVVEGPEQPSHSAAAAYKPVKAQDREERRESSSVDLRPAPAQGQNQLQVSGGSKWVSRWASLADSYTDSGPSSGLFDIPSQIELSGGVGGRTGYQAMLSRNVRSVESEGQSSRTRRILPQAPLVEKNETPTPSILVHQDTYSTYDVREKSTRALCPQEGLHNLSVQDDLDPDSLSDASKSDNGSIVEQRTTPTPDMIDKSSSPSREEERPRLTPKSTSFYIDSEERGSRPNTPRTERKLPPPPNTPQFSTATLTKQRGGQDSQKTEKPNSSAPKLDYQGRVSPQPKEISVSLVRQESFTKDQPGDAAQVTRLPQISSQPAQNDPDPAEVFQGICSQDTHSYLKETEDALAALEAKLQAQTDVVPCPIDDTLSGESDMDSASTASQRSNQTTPKTRSKKPSITCGLQRERSSASSFTQEPSRQPSAHNRLSEKQRSQGEDSRDSKPEPGRRLGMRRSVSKHGSMDLSDDPQGSSLPYWPDTISSDQEGYRPTARKKYTTPLQKEESSKSSKVSQALSRSNSMYAPRPTRASMLRRARLGEASDNEGTETDRISQEASGTTKASQDSKKQLSRLDMLALPRKRTSSFTTPSDTESSAPRTGFSNRSTESNSGSGRKASVARPSSKPVLGRASGAPCKPITRGRSSSAKYTSSTASSRRRQKGSDYTSTSEEEYDSGNQITPKHKRSQTPSASRSQPLIPPRPKARSRDSDQESHEGDAYQNWSSHSAEIAKLSQDLAKDLAILAREIHDVAGDTDPQSSSGVEANTPASTMTTQDELVHPIPEAGVNYQRAPPGSPAAGDPDQTMMNEQEHNSKHRGWNQEEVVVDDLMLNPVSQISLAIRENTEQLAEKIKVLFHNKQDIWEEIEAKINAENDIPVLKGSNKEITSILKELRRVQRQLEVINTIIEPSGNLEPAKTSTPISPSSASVRPSRAPSRDWRSLGSQQGEGGVSSSSSRSSESVRRSAMASEAESYVV from the exons tggCCAGCGAGGCTCCAGTGTCCAGACCCACTCCTCTGTATGGGCAGCCGTCGTGGTGGGGGGAGGATGATGCTGAACACGGTGAAGGACAGCAGCCAGACGAGGACCCTGCAG AGAATACTAACGAGAGATACAGACAGGAGGTCAACGGCTCCCTGTCAGACAGCCAGGCCAGGCCCATCTACTCTCACCACAGGGAGCCCAGCTACTTTGAGATCCCCACCAAGGAGTTCCAGCAGCGGGAGCTCCAGGAGGTTCCCACTAAGGACACTGACCCCCCTGCTGTCCCTGTTCTCCCCCCAGcccccacccccacacccccTGTGGTGCAGAGCCACGCCTCCTTCACCATCGAGTTTGATGAATGCATGCCGGGTAAAATCAAGATCAAAGACCATGTGACCAAGTTCTCCTTCCGCCAGCAACGCAAGCTCCTGAGTAAGGAGGCGGTCACCGCACCCACGGAGGTGATGTCAGCAGAGAGCAAGGTGGCTGATTGGCTGGACCAAAGCGATGTGCGCTTGATGCAGAGGTGGTCTCGGACAGAGGACATTTTCAACACCAACAGTGACCTGCCCATCTACAACGAGGCTTCCATAG GCCATCACCATGAGGATGGGACTCGGGGCAGCTCTGAGGATTCTGTTGTGAACGGGAAGCAGGTTATCCAGTCAGAGCCCCCTAGACCCCTCACACCCCCTGACTCAGAGGACCTTCTGTCCAGCTCCCCTCCAGAGACTCAGTCCCCTCCTCAGAGCCAGGGCAAAGAAGACCCCCAGCAGGCCTTCGTCATCGAGTTCTTTGATGACAATCCACGCAAGAAGCGTTCACAGACCTTCACCAACAACACAGTCCAGCCCGACAGCCCGGCCCTTAGGAACAAGCTGGAGAAGAAGTTGAGCCCCAGCTCCCCCACCCAGCAGTATACCATACCCCTGAAGGGCCCGGGCTCTGGAGGCCCCCAGAGGGCCGGCTCCCTAAGGCGGGAGAAGACAGAGGATCGGATCAATACTAGCTTCTCTTCCCAATCCTCCTCCATACAGCCCAGGCCCTTTAGAAGTGTGGGCCGGAGGTCTAAACTGGCCCAGGACTTCACTGCTGAGTTCCTGAGGGAGTCCAGACAGGAGACTAGACCGAGCATGAACACAACCTGGGAGAGGAAGACTTCACCTGTGTCTCCTACCATCAGCCCACCACCAACAGAAATGGCAGCAGTGCCCAACTCCCACCATACCCCACCAAGCCCCCCTCAGCCCCCTGTCCCATATCTGACTCAGACCTCCACCGTCAACCAGCCTGTGTCCCTGAAAGCCCCTCTAATATCCCTGGTCAACCACACCCTGGAGGCCGCACAGAGCCTGGAGGCCGCACGGATCCTGGAGGTTAGAAGCCCCAGAAGCTTGGGGAATGAGGAGGACGATGCCTTGAGTGAAGCAGGCACCTACACCATCGAGACAGAGGTCCAGGATGAAGAGGTGGTGGAGGCACGCAGCAAGATAGACCAG GTGTTTGGGGTTGTTGAGGGGCCAGAGCAGCCCAGCCACTCTGCAGCAGCAGCATATAAGCCTGTTAAGGCTCAGGACAGGGAGGAGCGTAGGGAGAGTAGCTCTGTGGATCTAAGGCCAGCTCCAGCACAGGGACAGAATCAGCTGCAG GTGTCTGGTGGTTCTAAGTGGGTGTCTCGCTGGGCCAGCCTGGCAGACAGCtacacagactctggcccctcCTCAGGCCTCTTCGACATCCCCTCACAGATTGAGCTGTCAGGAGGAG TTGGTGGGAGGACCGGCTATCAGGCGATGCTCAGTCGCAACGTCAGAAGTGTGGAATCAGAAGGCCAGAGTTCCAGAACACGGCGGATTCTGCCTCAGGCACCGTTGGTGGAGAAGAATGAGACTCCAACTCCCAGCATTCTTGTCCATCAGGACACTTACTCTACCTATGATGTCAGAGAGAAGAGCACCAGAGCCCTCTGTCCACAGGAGGGACTCCACAACCTGTCTGTACAGGATGACCTAGACCCAGACAGCCTGAGTGATGCCAGTAAGTCAGACAATGGCTCCATCGTAGAACAGAGGACGACGCCCACACCAGATATGATAGACAAGAGTTCATCTCcgagcagagaagaggagaggcccAGACTCACACCCAAGTCTACATCATTCTACATCGACTCTGAGGAGCGGGGATCCAGACCCAATACGCCCAGGACTGAGAGAAAACTACCACCTCCTCCTAATACACCACAGTTCTCCACAgccaccctgaccaaacaacgGGGTGGACAGGACTCACAGAAGACTGAGAAGCCCAACTCGTCAGCTCCCAAGCTGGACTACCAGGGTAGAGTCAGCCCTCAGCCCAAGGAGATCTCAGTGTCTCTGGTCAGGCAGGAGAGCTTCACTAAGGACCAGCCAGGTGATGCTGCACAGGTCACCAGACTCCCGCAGATCTCCAGCCAGCCTGCTCAGAATGACCCAGACCCTGCTGAGGTGTTCCAGGGTATCTGCAGCCAGGACACCCACTCCTACCTCAAGGAGACTGAGGACGCTCTGGCTGCCCTGGAGGCCAAGCTCCAGGCCCAGACTGATGTAGTTCCCTGCCCCATAGATGACACTCTGTCTGGGGAGTCTGACATGGACTCAGCCAGCACTGCCAGCCAGCGCAGCAACCAGACTACACCCAAGACCAGATCTAAGAAGCCCTCTATCACCTGTGGCCTTCAGAGGGAGAGGTCCTCTGCCAGCTCCTTCACCCAGGAGCCCAGTCGCCAGCCGTCAGCCCATAATCGCCTGTCAGAAAAGCAGCGGTCTCAGGGAGAAGATAGCAGAGATAGTAAGCCTGAACCAGGCAGGAGGCTGGGGATGAGACGCAGTGTGAGCAAACATGGCTCCATGGACCTTAGCGATGACCCCCAGGGCTCCAGCTTACCCTACTGGCCTGATACCATTTCCTCAGACCAGGAGGGCTACCGGCCCACTGCACGCAAGAAGTACACCACCCCCCTGCAGAAGGAGGAGTCTTCTAAGTCCTCCAAAGTGTCCCAGGCCCTGAGCCGCTCCAACAGCATGTATGCCCCAAGGCCTACTAGAGCCTCCATGCTTCGTCGGGCTCGCCTGGGCGAGGCGTCCGACAACGAGGGCACAGAGACGGACAGGATCTCCCAGGAGGCCAGTGGGACCACCAAGGCCTCCCAGGACAGTAAGAAGCAGCTCTCCAGGCTGGACATGCTGGCTCTGCCCCGGAAGAGGACCAGCTCCTTCACCACTCCCAGTGATACAGAGTCCTCCGCACCCAGGACAGGCTTCTCCAACCGCAGCACAGAGTCCAACAGCGGCTCTGGGCGCAAGGCCTCCGTCGCCAGACCCAGCTCTAAGCCTGTGCTAGGCAGGGCCTCTGGAGCTCCCTGCAAGCCCATCACCCGCGGCCGCTCCAGCAGCGCCAAATACACCAGCAGCACAGCCA GCTCCAGACGACGGCAGAAAGGCTCTGACTATACCTCCACCTCGGAGGAGGAGTATGACTCTGGTAACCAGATCACCCCTAAACACAAACGCTCCCAGACCCCCTCAGCCTCCCGCTCCCAGCCCCTCATCCCCCCGCGCCCCAAAGCCCGCTCAAGAGACTCGGACCAGGAGAGTCACGAGGGAGACGCCTACCAGAACTGGTCCTCCCACAGTGCTGAGATAGCAAA ACTGAGTCAGGACCTGGCTAAAGATCTGGCCATCCTGGCCAGGGAGATCCATGACGTGGCTGGTGATACTGATCCTCAGAGCTCTTCTGGAGTGGAGGCCAACACACCTGCCTCTACCATGACCACCCAAGACGAG TTGGTCCATCCTATTCCTGAGGCTGGTGTGAACTACCAGAGAGCTCCCCCTGGTTCACCTGCTGCCGGGGACCCCGACCAGACCATGATGAATGAGCAGGAACACAACTCTAAGCACAGAGGATGGAACCAGGAAGAG gttgttgTTGATGACCTTATGCTGAATCCAGTGTCCCAGATCTCTCTGGCTATTCGAGAAAACACAGAGCAACTAGCTGAGAAAATAAA GGTACTATTCCACAACAAACAGGACATTTGGGAGGAGATTGAAGCAAAGATCAATGCTGAAAATGACATCCCTGTCCTGAAAGGCTCAAACAAG GAAATCACATCTATTCTCAAAGAGCTCAGAAGAGTTCAGAGACAACTTGAAG tcatcaacaccatcattgaACCCAGTGGGAACCTTGAGCCAGCCAAAACCTCCACTCCTATCTCCCCCTCCTCAGCCAGTGTAAGGCCATCCAGGGCCCCTTCGAGAGACTGGAGATCATTAGGTTCCCAACAGGGTGAGGGTGGGGTCTCCTCTTCCAGCTCCAGGTCCAGTGAGAGTGTCAGGAGATCAGCTATGGCCTCAGAGGCAGAGAGCTATGTGGTCTGA